In the Castor canadensis chromosome 1, mCasCan1.hap1v2, whole genome shotgun sequence genome, GGATgaatcagccaggcatggtggcttgtgaCTATAATcatacctacttaggaggcagagatcaggaggatcacagttcaagaccaacctaagCAAAAAATTGGTAAGACCCCACCTCCCccccacatctcaacaaatacacTGGGTGGGGTAGCTACTTAAAGGATCTCTGTCCCAGgcaataaagcaagaccctacctaaaaaataaatcaaaaaggactggaggcatggatcaggtggtagaacacctatctagaaacatgaggccctaaattcaaaccacagttcaAGTTAATCAGCCAaccattatattttaatatcaacTAGAACATGAAATGCCACCTTTCACATTAGAGTCAGGCTTTGGGAAAATCCTAGACATGGAAATACTCTCCTGGAGCAGGAGCCTGCCACTGGAGAATTGCCTAAGAAAGGGGTTTGGTATACCCAGAGACTATTCAGGCCTCTGCAGTGCTGGGTGCAGGGCATCAGTTGCTCCACCATGCCTGCCACTTGTGGGTGGGCATTTCAGAGGACTGACAAGGTGTAACAGGAGCCTGGGAACCAAGGTCAGGTCTCCCAGGAGAGGCTGTGCCTGCCCTAAAAGGGAGCCAGCATGCTACATGGGATTAGCGCAGGTTGGGGAATCACAAAACACTGCTGATTCCCATTACATGTCAACCATGAGCGACTCACTGGGCGCCTGTGAACCAGTTtcggtgttttttttttaaagcaatgtgaGCATTAATAGTATGTACTCTTCAGGAGTGTAGAGAGGGCTTACATGTGAACCTGAAAGTCGCAGTGCctggctcagagcaggatgcagtGAATGAGTAGCTCTTACTCCCAGAGCTGGTTTTTCTGGATGGGCTGGTCTGTTTCTAAACTcagttttttcctctttgtgaTAGCAAAACCCAGTGTCTGCATCCCCCATTGCCAGTGGCACCAACAGTCCAGCCCCGAAGAAGAGCACCGGAAGTGTTGATTATCTGGCCCTGGATTTCCAACCGGGCTCCCCAAGCCCCCACCGCAAGGTGCCTGGGGTAGAGGCGGGGATGAGGGGGAGGTCGGGGGGCATGGTACCCTCACCATAGCCAGTTTGTATGAGTTGCCACTCTTTAGTTGGTGTCTGCGAGGCTTCTATCCCTCCCCTCTCAGAGCACCAGCTCCCTCCAGTGGTTAGAACTCCATCAATCCGCCCATCCTCTTGCTGTACAGATGGGCAGATGAATGCAGAGACACGAGTGCTTAAGGTTACAGTGGGTTCATGACAGATCCGAGACCTGGAGATTTGCCTCCAACCCTTCTTTGAGAAGAACTCACTATCTGGATGGGGCCTAGAGCCCTACCAGTGATACAGTAGCCTTTGGATGGTCGTCCAGATGTCAGGAAACCTCTCTGGCACTCAGCCAGTCTGTCCAAGCAGCAGGGTGTGGGGCTCCACCCAGTGCAGGTCCCCACTGGGCACTCTAAAGCCCCAGGGCTGGTGCTTTTTGGCACCCAGCACGTTCTTTCCCCCAGATGAGTGGCCAGAGGAAAGTGAGTAGAGGCAGAGCACAAGGCCTGAGTCCTCCTAAGAGCTGGAAAGTCAGGACTAGCAGGGTGGCTGCCTTCAACAGGATGATCCGTTTGGACTTTGGCTTTTAAATTAAAGCCTACAGTCAACAAAGAAGACAGACCTTGAGGCTGGTCAAACTGGCAGCAGGGGCTACCTCCCCTCAACACAGCTTGAGAAGACCCCACTGTTCTTCTGACCCACTTTCACTTTGTCCCCTCAGCCATCCACATCATCCGTCACATCAGACGAGAAGGTAGACTATGTCCAAGTGGATAAGGAGAAGACGCAGGCTCTGCAGAACACCATGCAGGAATGGACAGACGTGCGGCAGTCCTCAGAGCCTTCCAAGGGCGCCAAGCTGTAACGTGGGGGCCACCAAGCCTAGAGTGAGGCCAGGAGGCAGCAGATAGAAACTGACTCCTCCCCACCTTCCCTCCCATCTCCCCTCCCACTCACTCCACTACTTTCAGCCTTCAAAGCACTTGACATCAGGGACCCTGACCTTTCCCTTGGAATGTGAGGGCCTGATGGAGGCACTGCCTCCGCTCACTCCGAGTCCACCTGTGATTTCTATCAATACAGGCCGTGCCTCCACCCACCTTAGTTAGGAACTATTGCCAAAAAGCCTCTTCCTGTCCTTGGGACCTGTCTACTGCTTGGACCCTTGGGGGGATTGGGGCTCTGAGCCAGACTACACACCTCATGTTTGGTCACAGCCCTTTAccctcttccctccacctctGGGCTCTCTCTCCTTCAATCCCAGAGGAGGACAACCCAGAGAGCCAGGGACCAGCAGACCAAAGTGGACATGGACCTTTTTCATCCCTGTTGTTCTTGGCAGGGGAGAGGCAAGCCACCAAATGAAGATATGGTCAAGAATGAAGGTCAGAGGTGGTCTTGAGGGACAGCAGAGTTAGGCGCCTCCCCAGACACATCAGGGCATCTGATAACTGCAGGAGCCCCTCGCTTTCAGGTCAACGGTGTGTATCCACCTCCTTGTGGTGTGGGAGAGGCAGAAAGATGAAGGACAAAAGGGAAAACTGATCCATGATAGGAAACCAAAAACAGTAAGAAATAGGGCTTAGAGTGACAAGGACATTGGACAGTCAGGGCCCCAGAACTCTGGCGCTGCAGGCCCACTCTGCCACTCTGGGATGAAGGCCATCCTCTTCCCAAGCCCCCTGCTGGAGAAAGCTTGGGCCTAGCTGGCCCAGCAAGGCTAGGGTGTGGAGAATGTGGAATGGGGAGAAGTGGCTTGGATGGGGCTAGGGGACCATGAGATGGAAGTGTGCTAGTCACAGGGCAGTGCAGGAACACTGCAATGGGGATGGTACAGCAAGTAAGTTTCTGGGAAGTAGGATGGTTACAGAGGCGACTGATTTGATGGTATGGGAGGTAAGGTGCAAGCCCTGAAGCAAGCAGAGACCTGGCAACAAGTCCAAGGCAGTGCATCAGGGTGCCGGGGGAGCAGAAAGTGAAGGAGCACTACCTTATGCAAGGACACCTGTATGCAGGCCATCCCAGGACTGAGGATGGCAGGCGAGGCAGGACCCACCTAGGGGAACCTGTGCTATGGCTGGCAGCTTGTAGCAAGTGTCAGGACAGGAGCACATCTGGCCTGATGCCAGATCTAGTGTTTTCTCAGCTCCTCTCCCCTGTGTGCTGCTGAGCGTTCCGATGCTGTGCTGGACCTCATGCTCAGCTACACAGATGGGAGAAGCCAGTCTTCGCCTCCAGAGGCTTGAAAGGGCAGCAGGGATAGGAGGCAGGCATGGCTTAAGGCTCCTCCTCCACTAGAGCAGGGCGATCTGGATTTTTTTATGTCAAAAGTTCTGGACCAAATTCTCAAGAGTTCCAGAGGCAGTGAGGAAGACCAGATATTTCATTATGTTCTGGGATGAATAGACCAAGAATATGACTTGAGGGGAGTGGCTACCACTCACCTTTCAGTTCCTGGGAGCACACGCAGCCCCTCTGCCTGATCCCAGGTGAAGTTCTCTCCTCAACAGCAGCTCTTTTTCTAGCGTTAGTCCAGAGCAAATCAAGAATCATTTAGTAATTGCTACTGTGGCCAGCCCCTGGGCGTAGACACACCTTGTCCCTGAACTGCACAAGGTCACAACCAGTGAGTAAAAGGGAAAGGACACAAGACAGTGGTGATGACTGTAACAGAGTCGTAAAATACTGATGGAGTACAGAGGAATGAAGGCCACTTCTCAGGGAGGCTGGGGCCAGAGTGGGGAGGGCTGGCAGACAGGGAAGGTGGTTCTAGGAAAACCAGCGCCTGATTTAGGCCCAAGAGAAGCCCAGTGAGAGCTATAGAGGAAAGAAAGGCAGGGCTGGGTCCCaaggaggaagaaaggcaagATTGGGCAAGCCTCTGCTTTGGGAACAGGCCTTTGAGGGTACAGGCCCAGCCACTCAGAAGGATTCACCATCCTCATGGGTGAAGTGGTGGCTGAGGCTGCACTTGGGCAGGTTTTGCTTTGACCCCTGATGATGCCCTCTTAAGGCCCTTCAGCATGGCCTCCCCAGAGCACCATAAAGAGGTTACCATGTTCTGAGTGCACCATGTGAATGAAACTGGCTGGCATTGCCAGGGACTGAGGGGTTTAGATCTAGCGAGTCTCAAAGAGGCCTTGGCTCCTGTCCCTACCCAAGCCTGAGGGTGGATGTagaggtgaaggaaggaaggatgagcaGATGGGCCCATGGAAAGCAGAGCTCTGGCTTACAAGCCCCAAACTACCAGCTATATCTACTGTACTCACCCCCCCCCAAAGGATGAAATGTCAACTCAGATTAAAAAACTAGTTCTTTGGCCTACCCCATGTCAAAGTTCACCTCTCCTAGTAGCTTGGCAAGGATTGAGATCCCAGAACAGGGATGCCTTCTCACCTAGCATAGCTTACACAAGGATTGGTCCTGGGGGCTCTCCTATGGAAACTTTTCCACCCAAAGTTGAGTGATAACAATGAAGAGGGAGATGGTGGTGTTTGCCCATCTGTGAATTGGGTGGGTGGAATAAATCGACTGAAGTCCCAGCTGATGCTTGGTCGGTTCTTCAAGGGTTCAGGCAGCACTCAAGAGCATTAGCCAGTTAACTCTGTCTCCCCCTCACTTGATTTTGATGATTGATAATTTCTGTACTTAACACCATTAAAGCCAGTCCCATTCCTAGAACAGAAGCACAGCCACTCTAAAGCTACTGGAGCACGACTTGATTCCAGTCTGCCTCTGGGCCCTTTACCTGCCACGCCTATAGTCTCAGCCCAAGCCGTGCCTACCATCCTCCCCTACCCTACCCTACCCTACCCCTCTGATAGAGCTCTGAAGCGGGGACAGGACAAAAGGGAAATTATCTCTGCCTTCCTGTCTGGACCTTCAGCTGTAAAGTGTGAGGAAAGTGAGGCTCACTTCCGGGGGTCATCTTTCTGGGACTTGCCAGTTCCTTGGGACCTGGGACCAGCAGGCTCCCCTACAGTAGGGGCCTGCAGGAGATTTATGCTGTATGTGGTAGCTGGTGGTGTGTGTGCTTGTGAAATTTGTTGGCTACTTGTGTCTTGAAATTTAGAATCATTTCACACGAAACTGTTACTGTTTCTTAAGAGAAATGGGCTAGAAGCAGCCTAGTCTTAAGTTCTTCTTTTGTTACCatttaaaattgacatttttcaaATCACTGTTGGTGCCTAATCACTTAAGTTAttaatttattctgttttcaaaaaatttgtaacacatatttatcttgtgagtaggtctgggggtggggggggactaTGTTTAAGTGGGTCATGTTTTTGCTGTGGTGACACATGGTACAGGCCTGGAGCTTGCAGGTCCCTTTTTACTGTGGTGTTGGAGAGGACAATAAAGTCCTTCAGAAATGCAACCCAGAGGGCTGCTGGAGTCTGTGTgaaggtgggggcggggggaatcCACACTCACTCCCATCTTGGGGCATCCTCAGGACCAACACTCCTGCCACGCACAGGATGACCACACCCTCGCACTTGTTTCACGCACGATCATTTCCAGAGTGATCCCAGGGGTAATGTGCCAGCCTGCTCCATTTTCATAGGAGATAATGGGGCACTTTTCTTGGCTAGGAACAAGAATGAACTCCTTGCTCAACTTGCATCTGCCAGTATACCTTCCTTAGGCAGCATGCTTtgagaggggggtggggggctcaCATCTCTGGCACTGTGTCTGCTTTCACAGGTGTTTAAGGTCTGACAGCTGAGTCTATGACATCTGAACCAAAACACCActactctctgtctctgccttccagCTTCTCGCCCCAAAGGGAATGGGCAGATTGGTGGAAAGGGGACCCTGTGGTAAGGACAAGTCCTGGGCCCTACACACACAGTCTCTCCTGTTTCTCGCCAGCTCCAAGAATGGGCTGTGATCTGAGGAAGGAATTGGGTTTGGACCCTGCTTTTTAGCTTGCCCCAGCCATGCCCACATCCAGCCAAGAACAGGCCCCTGGCTCCCCTCCTGCCACTTCtcgggagggaaggaggaatggtGTGAGCAGACGTTCCTGGGGGTCTGAGGACTGTCCAACTATTGCAGCTCCCAGCCCACGTGGTAGGCCAGTTCCCTCCATGCATTCACTGAGCACCTCATCTTGTTCTCACCCCACCCTGCCCTCCTACCTCCATGCTGTATCTCACAAACTCCCAGGGACAGGAGCATATCCTCACCTTACCAAGAGCCCAGTCAGTCACAATCACACTGCCCGGGCCCAGTGAGAAAACCAAGCATACAGCAGACAAGACAGCCCAAGCCAAGAACGACGCATCCTTCACAGGCTTCAGAGAACCTAGTTTTATTCCTGTTTAAGAACATAGGTTTCTTCTTCTCCACTGAGAAGGGACTACAGCAGTTTAGGGCACAATGAGGTCATCTGTGCTACTCAGTCCACCCTCACCCAGCCCTCCCATGACCAACTGATCAGAGGAGCCGAACCAGCCAGCTTCCTCGGAATAGACGATGGCTTCCTGACAAACATCTTTGCAGTAAAATAAGAACCCTTGACCTTAACCAGAAGGGGATGCAAATGATGGTATCTCAGGCACTGAGGCAggctggggagggggaagggggcgAGGGGATCTCCTCCCCGCTCTGTAGCATTGCTTAGTGTAGAGGAGGGGACAAGTGAGAGTCTTCATCTCTGATCCTACGCCACTATGCCTCTCACCTATATGCCTCAAAAACTTACAATGGGTttcagacacctccaaaaggcaCCCATATACCTTACCTCTGAAACCAGGCAGAGGTAACACATAGTCCCTTTCTTGGGGCAAGGGCTTGGACCCGCTGTGCTTTTTTTCTCCTATCAAGCAAGAGCTGTGTGAAGGGAGCTGGAAGGAAGTGCTACTGGACACAAGACGCTGAGCAGACGCTCGGCTCTCTAGGACGGGGCCTGCGGGAAGTACAGGGAGGCAAAGTCCAGAGTGTGTCCAGCCAAGCTGCTCCAAGTTAGCCAGGACACTTGGGTGTAAAACCTTAGTGGGACTGATCCCAGTACCAGAACCTGAGGCCCGACCTAAGGGGTTTGGGTCTTACCTCCACATCTGGGCTTCTATGTGCCCTTCAGACCAAAGTCCCAGATGctccctctccatctttctcacCATTGGAAGGGCCTACTTCACTCTGGGCCTACCTCCACAGCCCACCTGGGCCCTACTTGGCAGAGGGGCTCTGCCTGGATCCCAGCCCCCACCTGGCTCCCAGAAGAAAGGGGTCAAGGCCCCGTGAGGTTGGTCATAGTGCCCCTACAGGTTGGGAGCAAGCTGAGGGAGGGTTCCCGTTAGAAGACCAGTCTGTGGAAGTCACCACCATTGCCACCTGCAGGGTTGCAGCCCCCTGGAGATCCTTCATCCTCATCCTTGTCTTCATCGAAGCCCCTCCCCCAGTATGGAGAGGTGGGGAGGGCAGAGATATAGGCTGCCCTGCTCCTGGCTTCCTTCTCCTGCTCCTGGGAACACAGAGGCAAGGGAGGAGGCTTAGAATTCAGACCCCAGAAGCCAGAATCTTCCCTTCACTCCCTCCCCCAGTGCTACCAGGCACACTTCCCAGCATCTCTGGATGCCCAAGACCAGGCCACAGAGGAAGCACAGCTTCTAtccttggggggggggggggacagggCCTAGCTGAGGGGCACAGGAGGTAGGCAGAGCCACCATCTACCTGTAAACACTGggcttcaactttttttttcccctctcctcctgtTCAATGAAAACTCCAATCCCTTGGAGGAAAAGGAGTCATTCACAGACTAGCTGAGTAGGGACTGATGAGGAAGTGGGACCTTGAGGGGACCTCTCCATGGATTTCCTGGCTGTGGCTGTCTTGGCTCATTCCTCTCCAGGCAAAAGGACCAGCCTGTGCCTATAAGCAAGCTCTTCCTCCTGCCAAACTGAGTCTGGCCTCATGAAGACTCCCTACCACAGTCCTGCCTCTCCGGCACAGGCTGACAGAAATGCTGCAGCAGGCCCGGGGTCCCCAACAAACACCAACTCCACAGGCTCCAGGTGTCCATAGCTGGGACCCATCACTGGCCAAAGCCCTGTCAGTTGCTAAATATTTTGGTGCCGCTCCTGACTGACAGGGGAGCCAAGCAATGACAGGCAGGTCACCGAGGTAGGTGGCCCCTCTGGGAGCCCCCACTGCCTCCTTTACTCACCCTCATAGAACGCAGCCTGCTTCTCCAACATCCTTAACCATTGtgggctggcagagcagctcaagtggcagagcgcctgcttagcaagtgtgaagtcctgagttcaaaacccagtacccacccaaaaaagaaaaaaaccaccgTGGAACCAGCTGGTTAATGCTGGAACCTCTGACGTTAGGGTTATGTCTGTCGCTTCCGACGTGTTCCCAGTACTGAGTGGTGTGTGAGCAGACAGATGGATTTTTAAGAGACACAGAAGAGACAACTGATCTAAGCCCACGGCTGTGCTGGGACAGGACCCTCCGCCCAGGAGTGTCGCCAGGGGCCAGCACCCTGCTCACCTGCAGGTAGAGGACATTGTCTTTGGAAATGGCCTCCATCAGGTCCTTGTGCAGAGCAGGCTCTGCTCGGCCTCTGGGAGAGCCTGGCTCAGCCTCAGGCCCCTCCCCAGGCCGCTGGCGGTAGAAAAGCACATAGGCTGTGTCTTTGGGGAAGAAGGAGGTGACATTGCTGACAGACTCAAAGGAGGAGAAGGACACCCGGGTGTCATTGAACAGGTACCACTGGCTCTCGGGCTCGGGCCTGCTGGTGGCTCCTGGAGCAGGGGCTGGGCGGGCGGCGCCCTCGCGCGCATAGCAGTAGTAGTGGCCACTCTCGGAGGACACGCCGGAGTGCACCACGACGCTACAGAGGTCGTAGGCCTGGCCGCGGCCTCCAGCCAGGGGCAGGCGGAGCAGGAGGGGGATGGTGACGTCGTCCAGGATCTTGCGGCGCCGCATGGTGCGCAGGTCGAAGGAGAAACGCAGCAGCGTGAGGATGAGGTAGCGCGGGCCCTGGCTCAGCTCCACCACCTTCTCGGCGTCCTGCAGGGAGGCGCACGGCTCGCAGTAGTAGCGGTTCTCTGCCGTCAGCCTCTCGGGGGACAGGAAATAGTTGACCAGGTCCAGGACGGAGCGGGAGCCCTCGGGGCCACACACCTGCTCCCTGGAGGGGGTGGCAGCATCCCTGGGGGTCCCTAGTCCCTGTGTGCCCTCCTCCTTCTTGTCATTCTCggcctccttctcctcttcctcttccttctcttcttccttctccttcccttccttctctttctcctcttcctccttttcctgtgtcctctcctcctccctttcctttcccacttcttcctccttctctgcctcctccttcccggcctcctcctcctcctcctccttctcctccagccCACTCTGCCCCCCAGCTGTGATGGAGCCCTGGCCCTCAATGTCCAGCATGGTGGGGGGAGCGTCCCCTGTGATGCACTGTTTCCTCTGCCTTCGAGGAGCCCTGCTGGCCCCCTGAGCCAGTGGGAGCTCCCGGGCTCTGACATCCTCTGCAGGGAGCAGCACGGAGCCCAGGCGGCGACGGCGACAGCGCTCAGGGGGAGGGAAGGCCAGAGAAAGGTCCGTGAAGGCCTCCTCGCGGGAGGAGACATTGAGGCAGTGGAGACAGCATATCCGAGTCACGATCTTGCCTCCGAACATTTTCTCCACAGACGTTGAACTGGGGCTGGAGGGCTCCTCGGGCGGGGAGGGCAAGCTGGACTGCTTCAGTTTCTGGCAGATTCTCGTCCCTGTTTTCTCCTCTTCATGCAGCCTGCAGCGAGCAGGGAGCACTGGGTCTGCATTCACACATGCTCGGCCACTCCCAGTGCACCCACCTTACACACCCGGCTACAGACTCCCCTGCACGCAGGCTGCACACGCTGCACAGAGACCCATCTGGGAGTCGTGCCCCAGGGCCAGCAATGAGGATTCCTACACGCAGACAAGCACAACACAGCATGCACACACGGACCCCCTTCCCAGGACTCCCCTGCAGCTCAGCATCTCCAGACACCCTCATGCTCAGCCCAGCCCGCACCTGTGGTGCACACCCGCCCCTGCCTTCCAGAATGTGACCCAGCTGGGACACAGGGCTCTCTCCCTATGCTCCTTTACCTATCCAGCAGGTACTTCAAATACTCTGAACAGTCCTGCTGGGTGCCGGGGCTGAACCAGGGCGTCCAGGATGCAGAAAGGAAGTTCTCTGGGGAGATGGCAGGCCTCTAGGAGAAGGAAGGTGAAAGGTGGGGTCAGGAGCCAGAAGCCCTCAGGCTCTGTCACCAGCATGCTAGGTGTGAGGGTCTACCTATGGCTGTGCCCCAAACACCCCAACCTCCTCACCTGAGTCCTTCTCCTTCCTAACTGGCCCTGACCCAAGCCATCCCCAGTCAGGCTCCTGGTGGTGAATCTGCTCTTCCCTCCCTGCATTTCTACCTGCCTAAAACACCCGTCTCTCCCCATGGCAGTAACCCTCTTCCATGACATCTTCCAATGCCCCCTCCTCCATCACCAATgtgccactgttttttttttttgttctctgaaGGCCCATCTTCCCCCTGGACTCACTCAACTCAtccatcccctccccccaacacagGGCTCTGCAGAATCCCTGGCCCAGGCTTTAGGGTCCACAAGAGAAGAGACAGTATTTCACCTCTGCACCCTCGACAGCTCTTGGGGTGCCTGGCGACATGAGTGCTCAAAAGCAGCAGTGGATGAGTGGGGTGACTGAATCGCCAAGGCGAGGTAAAGCAGCATGGCCAGGGAAGGGCTCTGGGAGGCACCTGCCCATCTGCTAGGGCACTGAACTGGCCCAGGGGCTCTGGCCATGAACCTGTGCCAGCCCGGACTGCAGCTCACTCTGCAGAGCGGAAGCTTCCAGCTGGTGGCAGGCAGGTCCCGGAGATAGAAGGTATCAGCGCAGCTTGGTGGCACTGCCTCGCCCCCTGCACGCACCTGGCTGTGCTCCAGGAAGGCAAAGAGCCACTGCAGCTTGGTCATCAGGGGCTGGGAGTTGTTCTCAGTCAGCCGGAGCACACAGTGTCGAAAGCTTCGAAACAAAGCAGAGTGCCCAGGGTCAGCGGAGATCCAGGGAGCCTCGACTCCCCCCACCAGGCAAGCAGAGCCACTGGCACTTCTAGTTAAAGTTGAGACCAGAGGCCTTGGAGGAGGAGACAGTGAGCAACTTGGCGTGAAGTGTCTGAGGTCAAGAACACCGCAATGGCGTTGCTATGACAATATAGGGGACAGCAAGGTGACCCCGGTAGTCCGGGCTCTGACACCCCATGACACCAGGATCCAAATGTCCCAAGGTTGAGACTCCAGCACGCCACAGAATCCATGCCAAATCATCCCAGCCACTCACAGCCCTGCTCACTGCTTCCTGGCAAATGCCATTCAGACCCATCCACCGCAGGACTTGCCCCAGCCTCAGCCTTCCAACCACCCCGCAGTCCCTGCCCTCAGATAAGGGAGGAAGGGTCAAGGTGAGGAACGTGCTCCAAGAGGAGGGCACTGCAGGGCAGACCGGCCTGCTGTGATGGGTCTGACCCTACGGAGACGGAGGAGCCCTTTGGCACCACTGTCCCTGCAAGCATGCCAACCTCTGACCTCAGCTCCCGTTCGCACAGGCGGCCCTGGGCAGGTCAGTCACACATTTCTCCACACGCAGCACCACTCAAAACGGGGACCCACCCAGCTGGTCTCCAGCCAGGTAAGGACAAAAAATAAGTGAGCACCTAGAACTTATGGCATATTTGAACACCACCATGACCATGTAAACACATGATCATTTTTCTAGAAAGTCATTTATCGTGTTTTTACAAAATAGTCCAAACACCAAAAACTGGGCTggaggggcgtggctcaagtggtagaatacctgcctaacaatcgtgaggccctgaattcaaatcccagtaccacccaaaaaagaaaaacaaacaaaaccacctaGTCGTTCACCAGGCAGTTTGAGAGGAAtaagtagcagcagcagcagcagcagcagcctagGAAGTCTTAGTGATCAGTTCCACGTTCTTCCTACTGAATCTGACACTCAGAGAGAAAAAGCTGACCTGTAAGCCAGAACCAAAGCTGAAACTCTGATTTTTAAGCAAGTCACAAAGTGCAGAGGTAGTCATAGATAAtactgtttcatttaaaaaaaagagagaactcaggcatagtggtgcatgcctgcaatctcagcactggggaggccagcctgagctaattAGGGAGACTGCTTCCAAAATAAAGCACAAACAGCACCTACTCGGAAGCCATGAACAAGGCCTGAAGGATGCTGTTCACGTAGCACGTGTTGCCTAGGTTGATTAAACCGATCTTGCCCGTGTCTGACTTGGCCATGAGCCGGGGATAGAAGCCAGCTAGCTCACTCTTCTGTGAGGTCCAGGCGTCCTGCCCCAGCAGCTGCTTGATGCGGTCCTCATTGGGAACGTGAAGATCCTGAAGAGGAAACAAAAGGTAGGACAATGGACACCAGATCAGTTCCAAAAGTATCACCTCCTCTGGGAAGTCTTCCAGGACTAGCGCACCCTCCACCCTGCCCCAAACACACACTCAGAGGTGTCTAGAGAGGTATGTGGACAGCCCTGCTCACAACTCACTCCCAGGGCTCATTTTGACAGGAGGGCCTTCTACATGATCTTTCGGATGACATAATCCCCACctcagagataaaaaaaaaaactaggatttacagaggaaaaaaaactgtCCAGGGTCACACAAAGCAGGAAGTAGAGAATGTGTGTTCTTAGCAGAGCCCAGAGGATGACAGACTCTCAGCACCAACAACGCTGGCCATCAGCCAGGTCAGGGCTATGGAGATGTCAGCTCCAGTCCAAACTCCCGTCCTCAGTCGAGCCCTGTTCATTAagcctcttgcctcagtctgtcgacctccctgggcctcagtttcctcagctgttaGGAGAGGATGCCTGACCTGACCCCCGCTGGGCATTTTACACTTTCTCGGGGCTTGTGCACAGTGCTGCTCccacctctcctcctcctttcagATTTGCAGAGCCGACTTTTGGGAGACT is a window encoding:
- the Usp35 gene encoding ubiquitin carboxyl-terminal hydrolase 35 → MDKILEAVVTSSYPASVKQGLVRRVLEAARQPLEREQCLALLALGARLYVGGAEELPRRVGCQLLHVAGRHHPDVFAEFFSARRVLRLLQGGAGPPGARALACVQLGLQLLPDGPAADEVFALLRREVLRAVCERPGPAVCAQVARLLARHPRCVPDGPHRLLFCQQLVRCLGRFRCPAEGEEGAVEFLEQAQQVSGLLAQLWRAQPAAILPCLKELFAVISCTEEEPPSSALASVVQHLPLELMDGVVRNLSNDDSVTDSQMLTAISRMMDWVSWPLGKNIDKWIVALLKGLAAVRKFSILIEVSLAKIEKVFSKLLYPIVRGAALSVLKYMLLTFQHSHEAFHLLLPHIPPMVTSLVKEDSNSGTSCLEQLAELVHCMVFRFPGFPDLYEPVMEAIKDLHVPNEDRIKQLLGQDAWTSQKSELAGFYPRLMAKSDTGKIGLINLGNTCYVNSILQALFMASDFRHCVLRLTENNSQPLMTKLQWLFAFLEHSQRPAISPENFLSASWTPWFSPGTQQDCSEYLKYLLDRLHEEEKTGTRICQKLKQSSLPSPPEEPSSPSSTSVEKMFGGKIVTRICCLHCLNVSSREEAFTDLSLAFPPPERCRRRRLGSVLLPAEDVRARELPLAQGASRAPRRQRKQCITGDAPPTMLDIEGQGSITAGGQSGLEEKEEEEEEAGKEEAEKEEEVGKEREEERTQEKEEEEKEKEGKEKEEEKEEEEEKEAENDKKEEGTQGLGTPRDAATPSREQVCGPEGSRSVLDLVNYFLSPERLTAENRYYCEPCASLQDAEKVVELSQGPRYLILTLLRFSFDLRTMRRRKILDDVTIPLLLRLPLAGGRGQAYDLCSVVVHSGVSSESGHYYCYAREGAARPAPAPGATSRPEPESQWYLFNDTRVSFSSFESVSNVTSFFPKDTAYVLFYRQRPGEGPEAEPGSPRGRAEPALHKDLMEAISKDNVLYLQEQEKEARSRAAYISALPTSPYWGRGFDEDKDEDEGSPGGCNPAGGNGGDFHRLVF